The Peromyscus eremicus unplaced genomic scaffold, PerEre_H2_v1 PerEre#2#unplaced_83, whole genome shotgun sequence genome includes the window catgctgagccaagggaccctgcataggccccaggtttcaaacagccaactcatgcaatgagcacaggacccggtcccactgcctggatgcctcccaaacagatcaggccaatcagctgtctcacccactcagagggcctgatccagttggtgacccctcagccattggttcatatttcatgtgtttccgtttgtttggctatttgtctctgtgctttatccgaccttggtctcaacaattctctctcatataaaccctcctcattctcgctaattggactcccagagatccacctggggcctagtcatggatctctgcctccaggtccatcagtagttggatgaggtttctagcacgacaattagggtgtttggccatcccatcaccagagtaggtcagttcggattgtcgctcgaccattgccagcagtctgttgtgggggtatctttgtggatttctgtgggcctctctagcactttgtttcttcctattctcatgtggtcttcatttaccatggtctcctattccttgttctccctctctgtttttgatccagctgggatctcccactcacccaagctctctttccctcgaccctcgcccttcactacccccactcctgtccaggctgttcatgtagatctcattccatttctctgtcgttgggcgatccctgtgtctttcttggggtcctgttttccaggtagcctgcctggtgatgtgagtagcagtccagtcatccttgttccacatctagtatcctgttatgagtgagtacataccatgtttgtctttctgagtctgggatacctcactcaggatgattttttctagatccatccatttgtctgcaaacctcatgatgtcattgtttttctctgctgagtagtattccattgtgtatatgtaccacattttgtttatccattcttcagttgaagggccagattcttcaacaaatggtgctggcaaatcTGGCCTTCTTAAGAGCAGACCCAGAGTCAAGAGTCTTTTATGGTCAGATTAAGAAAGCCATGAATTATTCAGGCTGCAGCTGCTTTTCTGGAAACTCCTTCATTTCATTCAGACTGGCAAAGAGGGACAGAAGGAACTGATTGACTAATGAGCTGTCCCTCTCTGGGTAGGGTATTGCTTCACTTTATCCTAGTGGATTCCTACAGAttccatgggaatctgatgcTAATATAAAGGGAGGGAAATTCCCCTGGCCATCTACCAGGACCTCAGACATTCGGATGCTTTGGTCCTTGGCACGTGTGATCAGGACTTGGTGCTGCTAAGCTTTAGGGACATCAAGACTTACCTGCATCACATCAGATATGAGCTGACACTATCCTACAAATCTACATGGCTGGGATACATTATGTCTTCCAGGGCCAGGGGACTGCACTAGGGAATGAGGCACAAGCCTAGCCTTGCTGGTTGAGGACAGAGATATAGATCATGGGTACCAGTTTGAGGATAGCTGCCCTGCTCTTTGAGAGTTTCACTGGGTCTTTAGCATTTCTTCTTCCTCGGGCTTCTTGGGACTCATCATGGACTCTATTAACCTTAAGCCATTCAAGTATAcaagttcacttttctttatCTACCTGCAGGGACTACAGAGGAGGCACCATTCCAAATCTCCACCTCCACTGTGCAGGAGGAGCAgatgaaaaaaatagagaaacttACAAGCCGGCTACATAATAtgacaagaaagagaaatgagcTGCGTGGAATCCTAGCCAATTACACCAACAAGGATTTGATCAACAGGTAGTCATTATGCCCAGTTCTCTGCTGACCATCTTGATACCACAGTATCAAGCCCAGGTTTCCTGAGGAACAGGAGACTGTACATCCAGGGTGTCCTGGTGCCTAAACTAAACTTCCTGAGTGCATTCAAGATGCAGAACATGGACCCTGGGTAGGAGTGAAATGGGGACACAGGCTGTACTGTttcctccaaatgaaaagcagagcctgtggcctgaatcacagTCTGGGGATAGGGACAGTAGTGTGTGAGCTCTCAACATGCATTTCAAGATGCCTTGACAAATGTTGACTTGGGGGGGGTGCTAGGTCCTGTTAGTTTGTTGTGAGTCTTTGTACTTGACAAGTGGATGTTTGTGTCTGAAAGCTTCTAACAGCAGCTAGGCAGCTCCTAGCAACAGCTGGGGTGAGGGGCCTCGTCCCATTCATCCATCTCAGTTTGTAGCAGGAAGGCCTGGAGCTCCTCAGTGCTTCTTTCTGGTCTTCTGCCTTATACTCTGAAATAGTGACACCTCCCTATATTTATTGGGGATCTTgattgtatgtggtgtgtgtgtgtgtgtgtgtgtgtgtgtgtgtgtgtgtgtgtgtgtctgtgtgctcctGAGTGTCCTGGCTCTGTGGCATGGTCTGAGAATTTTACACAGTTTCCAGCAGATGgcactgctgaggccagggaAGCCCACTTTGAGCAGCACGCTTCTTGGGCACTGTGCTCATCTTGGTGGAACATTGGAATTGCCTGTGGAGTTTATAAAGCCATCCTGAAACTGGGACTCCTCCCTGCAAATTCTCATTGTGTGCTCTGGTCCTCTGTGCAGCAATAGACACCAAATATGTGAATCCCTGttgtgaagacaggagaaatgtCATCATAGTTTTCTGGTGGGCCCAGATATGTGGCACAGACTCCTGGGAAGTTCTTAGAGAGCTAATCTATAACTGTAGGCCCACTGAGGGAGCTCATGTATCCCTGGCACCCCTCTTTGGACCAGCTGCATCTTCTGGCTCGGGGACAGGATGGGAAATTTAGTAAGCAACAGGAGGTCCCAATTTGTAAGTGCCAGGCTGTGGCATCCATTGGGTTGGGGTAGTCCATGACCTACCCTTATTCATGTGATCCTTGTGGCCTGTGTTCATGAGGTTCTTTTCTCCTTGGGccatgccctaccacaggctgAATTTTGAGCTTGAGATGCTCAAATTGGAGCATAAGCAGGTTATGTCTGACCTGCAGAAATTGCCCATAGAGATCACTGATGCTTTGGACAAGTGCATGGGGCTGATTGAGGAGACTGAATCCTTCAGGTAAGTGCCTGATTTATCTTGAGAGGAACTGTCTCTGACCTTCTTTGTCCTTGACCCAAAGTGAGGGCTCTGGTTCCAGCCtgtctgcctcttagcaagcaaCCTGCCTTGTGGCCCTTGGACTTGTGCCTCTTGGACTCAGTTTTGCTAAGTGTGGAAAAACACTGAGGCCCTATCATCATTGTCCTGCCAGCCTTGGGAGCCTTAGACAGAAAAATGGTTTGCACCATGAAGGGCATGTCTGGCAGCCCAGGTTCTCTGGGCACTGGCAGGGGCTTCACAGACCTGGTTTCCATGGGACCTGTAGGCTGAATTTATTCCTGTTGggacttcttccctccttctgagaGTGTTTTCCCTCTACCTGCTGCTGCTTTCCCAATATCATGATCAGTTAagtgacccgtcccgcgggccacgttatttgatgacacccgaggaggcacctcctggaagatcaatgggggtgagagagaaaggagaccaggcgcgtaaaggaagacaaagtcagtctgagttgcgtcaaagtctcgtttattgcaaggggaatcaggcttatatatgctaggagctaggagaagtagataggggtatggaaagttactaggaggaagttagggtaaggtagggttcaggaaaaggtctctttgttccaaggcctgatcaacggaccatgcagcaaaccattatgtttcagggagtagatcaaaaggtacatactgtggtcttgttgaaaaatggttgctattgaaactgttaacggaagattgggtacacagctttttcccatgggaatcagttaggctacttggctcctgacaattccccctgcTTTCTATAAAaaggccaaagcaggctttggtcataaatcgagagggcccctgtcttaggctatatggggtgcagtcctgtctggcaacgtgccatgttgagccggtctctggcgacctctgtacgttgtgctcccagcacaggtcccatactattcccgtcattgagtaccctctagcttttagttataggggtttttaggttcgtaggccactgaacctgagcctttcacctgtttcaatagtttcctctcgagtttctgtccgatggttatgtactgaaacagtttttgatagggccgaatcaatctgatttttgatgaattgtgttagtcgttgaaaagcccaaggaccaaaggtgaggaggagaagaaaaatgatcaagggggccaggagtgtggggatcagagtagaaagccaaggggacccctttagccaaccctcaaaccaattgttttgattttcaaaatcatgttttctttatgccaatctttctcttagtttatccattgattctctaactaccccagtgtgattggcataaaagcagcattcttccttcaaggctgcacataatccccccttctttaaaaatagtaaatccagacctcttctattttgtaacacaacctcagagagcaaggttaaagacttctccagggcagaaatggatctttctatggcctctaggtcagtagtcatagccatttgtaactgcataaggtggttgctctgcacaagggcagtagttcctgtaccaactcctgcagcgatgcctccaatacctaacaatagggcaatagtcatagacacaggttctcgagtgtatctgcctctctgctcaaagaattccatcactgagctttcttgatgataagtgacacgaggccataactggaccatcacacaaaattcatgggaatcattaaatatctgagcagatatgcaaggggtcaatcccgtgttacaggcccagtaggacccgttgggtgcttcaagataatagctccctttatagggtgtcagagtttgtttacagaggtgacaaTGGGtcgatggaatcttgcccaaacaagaaccttgtccggagacttcagggagtgttagtttatgtggcttagtctgacacctattgctcagggaagtgaggttattggcagtagtctgaaaggcgattccttcataataagggggactggagataAGGCAGAgtcagcaacccaaggttctgtttggatttgtggcatttaggaacagataagctccctggaccaaattaaacaatctgtctcctgttcctccaaaaggagtaaggggAGTGCCATTGCTGGagtctacgatggtagtcacggtgcttgTATGGTAGAGAAAGgtacgaggatgaggtgagggggaaggaggtgatggcaccttttcatgattggagggaactttttggtcagagagaactacattgggtcctaccgactttgggtacaggttttctattgttagcaagatcttgaaaatgactcctttatctgtgccatcaagataccagcagagtccccatgtttttcctgagggccattctcgattcgccctaccctgaggggtgaaggttatgtttaaagttaatgatagcccgggattataggctgtcccagtataggagctaaagcaaaaatgtctatttgtgctaggcttactgtatccccttgtaactgaaataaggtcccaagatgaagttggttcccagtaagctgcccctgtagtttcacaaccccattgagcacaaaagaaggtctcgaatcccccacatctagcagctgtggctcggcttctaccatccttagggcagacataaaagtcagattgtgctaacctacaacgagctgtaggactaacacagcctggggcagtcatcatagcagggtcattatcatggaatgtcccacaagggcttgtccaagtggttttaggactgtgaggaaattgattgcagtttggaatcatttgaacccctgtaccatttaactggtgttggccaataataggtatatcccaagaatccaatcctgcagccagatgacagaagtcaggagtgagtgatggtcaccaggaatagggagcatggtttgcagtaaccttccagacctcctcccccgttACTATGAAAATttgccaggtaagctttttaatagcatgggggctttccttggagatgcaggagaggggaaggggaaagagtagtaagcaaatgatgaagcaggggttggtcttccaaggctcgtgacgaacaggtcctgccattgagatgtctgtggcttcctttattttccaagctggaggcatttctgaaagaaaaagagagaattttcgtctcagggttgtgtcctggacataacagttattttttccttagtctagggaggcaatctgtgtagagtaaggcttaatcagtctttctggtagccaacaagccccattttccttggagtcataaatacatgcagatccctttccccagattataactggatcaggaccaccccatattccagttattggatctttccaaagggcctgagcatatccttgtttggtttctgggtgccagtgtcgctcaaccgcagattttccaaaagcgtccaatgtcagaaaatttaatacaaatagggcgtgagaaagcagagctttgtggtttcccttaaggggaaatagtgtctcttgtgagctaagtttattaagagtattttttaaagtttggtgagctctctccatgataccttggccttgagggttataggatattccagtgatgtgtttaattcttaattgtaaacaaaattgtctaaatttgctactagtatatcctggaccattatcagtttttatacatttcggctgacctagcactgtgaagacatgtaacatatgattgataacatctttggtggcttctccattatgagcggaggcacaaataaatccactgaaggtatctacagtaacatgtataaactttaatttgccaaaagaaggaacatgggtgacatccatctgccatagttgtccaggtataagccctctggggcttactccataatgaggttcaggtaagagcatcaggcaatttttacagctttttgtaatttccctagcctgttctctagtaattgagaaccttagtctcaaagtttgagcattgaggtgatgaaggtggtgcgcctcacgagcagctgctacctgatcatgttccaagtgagaaatcaagatagaacgtatagcagaatcagcaagttcatttccctgagctaggggtccaggtaggcctgtgtgggcacgaatatggccaacataaaagggtagcgacctttgtcggattaatttttgtaattcagaaaacatttggaaggtgggagtaatgggttggattattgggaccatttctaaagcttgtaaagcccctaccacatatctactgtctgaatacaaattaaaggaaccaccttcaaaatttttaaagacagcaagggcagcatacagctccaccagctgagctgacttaaaaagggttgtcataacattcttttggccattgaggacataagcagctttaccattgcttgacccatctatgaaaaacacaggggagtccgggatgggctccattcgggtatttttaaaaaaaacaaaagaagtaagggagaagaattgtaggagtttgttactgggcatctgtgtgtcaagtttcccttcataggtgcagacaaggatggcccagtcaggactaagggtgcataaccattcaagttgctctttatcatatggcataacaataatatcagggtcatgcccaaagtatcaagtggaggcttttattcctaacattattgattggcaaaccagggaaggataagtaggaaggatttttcttttagtaacaggaagatgtacccacagtaaaggtacggactcttgccaaagcaggcctgtaggggcaaaatctgtagaaaaaatgatcaaatacaatgggagagttgggtcaaaatatcccgtgtgttgttgagtgatggtcgtttcaaccttttgtaacaccctctctgcctccacagtaaggtatctaggggattgagggtcggagtctcctttgaggatatcctcaagggggcgtaactctccctaggttatttttaaatagggtcgcagccaattgatatcccctaaaagcttttgaaaatcattgagacaacgaagtgtatcttttctaatctggattttttgtgtatagaggaggtccgggtgtaactcgaaccctaaaaacaggaaggggtattgggtttgtatcttctctggagctatatgaaatcctcggtcctgaagtgtgataattatcttttgagctacattttgtgtttttttctacagatttccctgctattaacaaatcatccatataatgtataatataaacttcggggtattagaccctcactggatcgatagactgagctacatacttttgacatagcataggggaactggccattccttgggagtcattgctaggagctggggagcttggagtctctgtttgctatagtaagctttttatcaaataatgtaaatgccatatttaccagatctttgacaggtttgaggaccattatctattaaatgtatctgagccaaacaaatctaggcccaatcttaaaaatatctctaaatttggtaacaataatcaggccaatttgttttcctataaatatattagtcaaatatacctctcagtttttttatttaaatagaacagtttatgttttaaactagtatctgaatagccagatgaccagtattaacttgtatttcttaacacaaaggacatgcaaactcagacattcaaaaccaaacatacatgtggccacatttttcattcatacctgtagagtagacagacatttttacagcTATGACCCtgtggagtctcaatgtaacagcagaatagcaagacaaagaaatctgaaacatatttcattttttttatatatcttaagtcattttttttaaatcattatataagcctttttatcctcagacctttataccttGTTTTTACGTATTCTAAtaacttgtattttatatattttttaaacatttttttttatcttaaccaacaataatttgaaaccaattttcttaagtgatggcaagtatttgtaacccattgaactcaaatgaccaaaacccatgtaaatttttatttttcctgtggaaacaaaagcataattttcccagtatcttgaactggtaatttaccatttctttttaagcaataccaggacagagaagggttaacaaaagaagctgctggccggcagaagagaccttaaagttatcacagtaaagggagggagggggagcagtgggcatagagcgtgtccttggctgccagtgttcctaaaaaaaagtttctgttaactcctctgactaaagtcagattctctgttcagtgttcacacagtttttgtcaattgcaggcagtccccattgtcctgtccagagctcctgtctttgcccgcctgtatggAAAGCACGCACCCCCACCTTCATGAGAGCagtcagctggctgcagtcctgatagtaagagagctagggagggacagaggtggcctttgttatgcctctctttcctcctcttcctttaggaaaataagggaggttagtagacagaaacaaataacatttacacagacaatccaagaaccggaacatcagcactgagaagacggcctcattcacagctagtgagcccctcttgcagtatgcaagccccacctggcaggagctacctgtttatctcagttcagtcggggagtgggagtgggggacccagttccctctattgtggctcgcacatcctttcagtgggctaggcaaaggtctagtggagaagaagggaactgtcccatagcatccgtcacagtcaagtcaacaatgagaacaattaatacattacacacaagaccaagggcacacggaaaaactttgtcccaacaaaacaaccaacaaagctccaagaacagtgacagcctgatgtgctctgggggggggggagcggataaccctccaggctcaatcacaccaaaaacaatccagactcgaggatctctgtccttgatcatacagacatcaggggcttccacatccctgtcagtcagacatgcaccttttttcttggaagagaagaagagagtaaagtaacaatgatcacaacaaaacataccaaaaaaaaaaccacaaaatggctctgacaaattcccaggacaaaatacaaagtggcacttcctcccaccatgggggaagatacccaaagatgctcctaaaccaaatcgtcacctctgaggtggctttagggctctgggacatcTCCCTTCgctgccaggttcactgtctggacatgtctgccccagtgagagcctgcaaagtacaaatcaagcctgcaaagtacaaaacaaaagtaacaagacagagagacacagacaagacagagagcgctcttacgggtagatgtcaataaacctctggacacttgggtgtcaggcagggggagtttgagagaaaatcctctgcaagggctagtaaatgtgaaacatgcccatctccctctgcttcctttagaacatctctaatcacaccataaaaactaaaaaaggcatcggggacattttccccatctctgattaatttgttaatatcttttccaaccttgttccaagtcaaagggtgaattcctggtccatcaatcactaaccagggacacttctcctccacatattgaaagaactttactaaatccttttttttttaactcttagtcctctctccctaagattacctttcatctcctttaaaaaaatagcctctttagataaattttttcccattgatcgattggacgacacttacctcaagactctcccgtgttgcacgagtgatgcggtccgggcgtctctaccctaattctctccggggccccttttgttattcatcatccggtaggtcaccgtgcctcgagccccacgtttgGGCgacacttgacccgtcccgcgggccacgttatttgatgagacccaaggaggcacctcctgaaagatcaatgggggtgagagagaaaggagaccaggggcataaaggaagacaaagtcagtctgagttgcgtcaaggtctcgtttattgcaaggggaatcaggcttatatatg containing:
- the LOC131901450 gene encoding disks large homolog 5-like isoform X1, which produces MLSRLRGLFGRGNGQHGETRVRQKEAGPRSPWKTWGNKLSWGRLRTTEEAPFQISTSTVQEEQMKKIEKLTSRLHNMTRKRNELRGILANYTNKDLINRLNFELEMLKLEHKQVMSDLQKLPIEITDALDKCMGLIEETESFR